A segment of the Manihot esculenta cultivar AM560-2 chromosome 13, M.esculenta_v8, whole genome shotgun sequence genome:
CATCCACGCTGTTCTTTAGCCACTGCCCTTGTTCTTCATCCTCCTTACTTTCCTCAAAATCCATAGTGTCCTCATCACCCACTTCCTCCTTTCCCTCTTTCACACCATCATCTTTTGCTGAATTATCCAGTCCACCAAGACTCAATTCAATATTATGCTCTTCCAATTCTGATCCTCCAGGAAGTTCCTCACTCATTCTCACATCTTCCTCCTCCCCGTCATCATTCCCATCGACCTCCATTTTAACAGGCTCTTCCCTAAACAAGTCACTCTTCTGATGTTTTATCAGTTTTTGTAAATGCGAGGCATAATAACAGTTACCTAAATTGGGTGATGCCGCCAACTCCTTCTCGAGCATAACCCAAATTAACTTAGCCCAGTCGACCTTCTCAAAATGCCCTTCTTTGATCGCATTAGTCATACTCAAAATGTCGTCAGTCATCATCCAGGTATCTTCATGCAATAACAACCAAGTAGACACAAATTCCTCTATGAATCCAATCGATTCttccctctccacctctaccgcACAATCCACCTTATCCTTTTTAGTCGGAAGGCTCAACGCACGAGCCAAGTCAGCGCGACTGACTTTGATGCGACACCCATTCACGTAGCTGTGGCGACCGGTGGGGTTAAAATTAGCAATCAATTGCATAATAAGATCGACGCGGATGTTCACATCGAACTGCAGGTGGACAAAGTCCCATAAGCCAAGTCTCCTTAGAAGAGCTTCATGGGATGCGAAATCGAGGGTTTTGACGGGGACAAACGGGATGGGGTTAAGGGTCCCACCAAGAATTTCGAGCCTTTTCTGGATCTTCTTCTCTTGGTAACGATGTCTTTTATTGCGTTTTGAGCCGCCTCCGCCGCGGCGAGAATTGGTAAAATTGGTAGGGACAGCGACGGACACGTGGGTATCAGAGATTGTTGGAGAAACAGGGGTGATATCTTCTGGATCGTCTTGGTTCGTATCATCGGCCTGTGCGTTCGGGTGTTCTCCGTGAGGAATTTCTAGGGTTAGGGTTTTAGGGGATTGGGGGTCATTTGATTGTGGGGGGTCTTCTTGTTGATCGTGGTTGGGATCTTGAGTGGGAGAGCCTGGGGCTTGATTTTGAGGGTTCGTGGGAGAGCTCATGGTCACTTCAATTTCGTCGCCGGCGACGACTGTGGTGATCTTTCACTAGAGTCTCATCTCAGTTTCATATATCGAGCTAGTAATTGCAATCCAACTCCTCCAGATAAAGAAGGTAAACCGACGACTATAGTTTACGCTCTAGTGCTCAATAAACCGCGTTCACGTCCTGCGACGCTACAATTCGCCGGACCCGGATCGGGATTACTTGCTTAACACGGTTCGATCCAATTCagagattttaattattttttatatgtaagtGTCTTGAATTAATAGTTTCAAtgaaattcaaaaaatagaattaaataaagGAATTTTGGAGGAGAATTCAataaagttatatatatataacgtaaaactatttttatttacaaatataatgatatttacattaatttatatttattttttagtttatttaaagtaatatttatttttgtaaaataattatttaacctagaatatattaaattaatgaaaaatttattatatttaaaagaattatataGACAAacctttttataaattaatgcaattaaattattttaaattaataacgaTTATATGCTATTtaattctaataataataaattacaaacattattactaattaaaaaatattttatcatatcacatataaaaaattatattttatatttttaaaggtttctttttatattgctagaaaatgtaaattttttattgatttggtaattttttttaaaaataattactttaccAAAAATATGTATCACTTTACATAAATCTATGAGATAAACTATTGTAAAATTTAAAGagcttattatatatatatattttttgaaatgttATCATTTTTGCATTAATAcaatatattttctataaaatgattggtttatagaaaataaaaataccaCTTTACAGAAAATCTAAAGTTAacataaatttttcataaagtgttttattaaaataatcatatttatttaagaaaagaTCGTAGAAGCCACAAcatatatttttacttttgaattctttttaaaaaaaaaaaattatactttattttttaattttaaaataattaataaatcaatttctttatttttaaagtagatcatttaaatctttaaattttaaattcgtctaaatttttatctataaaatttattagttaaaaatttaaatatgataaaaagaatttttttttttttttttttcagagctAAGAGATTTATAGCATTGATTGggctaaagtaaaaaaaaaaaaaaaaatacataacaaATGAAAAGCTAGGCCTAAATACTCAACTCCAGGTACAAGCCCAAGCCCCATAAACAGACACCTTAATTTCTAAAACCGAAGAAGATGGATTTGCCATCACTGTCGCCGCGTCAAAAGGCTAAACATCAGTGAAAAATCATATCTCGCCGATTTATAGAGGAAAAGACTTTTCATAGTGCAGGCAACAAATCCATACAAAGAGGTGTATTTGAATACAGAAGCCCAAAGAGACTGATAAGCATCGCTAAAAAGTCATTTGTGCCGCTGAAGGGGATATTGATAAAGCTCATGACGGTCTCTAAGCATCCAGAATCAATCGTCCAACAGAAGAGAAGTGGTATACAAACCCAAAGATATTAACATCAATCTGAAAAAAATGACCCTTTCTCGTGGTAATGGTAGATCGAGATCTGAAAAAGGCATGCAGACAACTTTTAACAGAAAAGGAAAAGGAGGCTTCAAGAGTCCCCTTCTCACACTCAAGCAGAGGTctcaaagataaaataaaaagatcaaAGAATATATTTCAACGCTAATAATACCTTTTCCTTCCTAATTTCTCTTGCATACAATAagagatttttcatgcaaatttTCCAGGAACTTCACTTCCATCTCCATTCCACACGTCACGTCCATCATTACCAAACCTTGCGTCCTATCAGATATGGTGTCCCCCAAAAAATCCTGTCACCAAACTCCTCCCAAACTTCCATACTCAGGTAAAAAGATGTGGATTAAATCCATTCTTTAAAGCTAGATTCCAGTATCCAATCCCAAATTCCCAACACCAGCACCCTATTATTCAATTACAATTTGAGGAAATTCAGCTAATTACAGTCCATCAATTGGCGTTTTGAGCTCTGAAGTCTCAATTCTCATTTCCATGTCAATCTTCTTGGTGCCTATCTATATAGCCCTTGAATATCACTTGTTTTTTTTATCACTTGTTTTTTCTCTACTGCTACTTCTTCCATTttgatcaatttaatttattttctctcctgGACACACAACAATCAATACAAACGCTAAAATTTTcgaaagaaaattttttctctattttacaAGTGAATCTGAATAGTATGAGGATTAtggatatattttatttgtgaATTAGAAGTGATGCACATATCTTATTCGTTGAAATGTTTAAGAGGGTTGATATCATCGTATGAGAGTGAAATGTTTTTTCTTTTGGGGTTTATCAAGTTAATCAAGAGTAATTTGATGAAAAGGTGTCTAATTTGAATAACACTAAGGGATTGGAGTTGGACCAACCTCCACAAATACTCTTCTCTGGCAGAGTTGGTTTTAAGGATGAAAATGGCTGCATACATAGAAAAgatacttttattttctttttatatcaaTTTCATCCTTTTATCCCTGAAATTAATCTGTTAATTTTACTGATTAATTAAGgttatatattaaaacatgatTCTTGAAACTTTGAACATTCTGACTTCACATGGCCTCATGGCCACCTcacataaataatatataaattcactAAATGAAATAATTCCAAAACCACTCCATATCTCTTCTTTGAAGTCCAATTACACCTTTCATTGAAGCTGTACTGGGCCATTCCACTCCAAATCCAAGCAGCATTTGCCGCCAGATAGGTAACCGTAAAACGACAAAGTCCACCACCAACACGGCTTCCCATCTCTCCTGTGACTTTACTAACCTTCTTCAACCTTCGctttcacacacacacactctCTCCTCTGCTCCTTGGATCTCTCCTCCCATGTCCCAAAAACAACCAACGGTCACATTTCCACCACCCTCGTAATAACCTTCTCCAAATTCCCTACGAAGACTCCGCAATCTCTAGTTGTTACCAgtttctttttcttgattaaatcaTGTCTGGGTATCTGCTTCTGCTACTAGTTGCTTTCTCGCTTCCGCTCTCTTTGAGGGGCCAAAACGGCTTAGCGCCAAGGGATCTGTGGTGCGTTGCTAAAAACAACGCCGACGATCAAGCCTTGCAGGCAGCCATCGACTGGGCGTGCGGGCCCGGTGGAGCTGACTGTGGCTCCATCCAGCAAGGGGGACCTTGCTATGATCCTAATGATATTCAGAAAACGGCGTCTTGGTGTTTTAATGATTATTACTTGAAGCATGGCTTGACTGATGATGCATGCTCCTTTAGCAACACTGCTGCTCTCATTTCCTTAAACCCTAGTCAGTTTTTTCAACCCACTTGAACTAAATACTAGTTTTGGTGTTTTATAACTTGATTTGATTCTTGGGTTGCTTTTAGATCTGGAAAATTTCGGAACTTGCTGTTTCGTTTTGTTAGTAACTTGTCCCTGCATTACTAATTATTGATGAaagctttctcttttttttttttttttctttccttgctGAGATTTTCATAGTTTGGTGGTTCGTTGTGTTCTATTGAATATGTTGGTTCTTAactcatttttttctattttcaggTCATGATAATTGCAAATTCCCTTCCAGGTAATgagctaatttttttttttcctttgaacTCTGTTACAAATTGATTTTCCTCTGAAAATTGGAATTCCCTGCATCCATTGCTGATTCCTCTTGTACACAGTATGTGTGCATTTTCAATTGAAAGGATACTTCTACTTCAATAATCTGTTCTGTTTCATTATTGTCTTCTCTCAACACATGAAGACATTGAGTAGCCTTAGTTGGAatgataaatttgaattttgcaTTGCAGCCTATCCGTGAACAATGGCATCGTTTCTGGTTCCACCACCACCACAACAACAATCGGAATGGGGCCAGACACTGCAGATTTGAGCGGATGTAGTAAGATTTCTGGCTCGTGGTTTTGGCCCATAATCACCAGTCATCTGTTTGTTGTGCTTGCGACAATAATTAGAGTATAGTAGAGACCTGCGATTGATTCTTTATTCATTTAAGCGGTTTTCAAGTGAAATTGTTGAGTCAAAAGCAAAGGCTTTTGTTCATAAGAGAGGCCTTTACCATTTAGCATTTGATCCATCGCGTATTTCTTGTTCGGTGAGTTCTGGGGAATCCTCTTCCAGTCTTTGTTTTCTATCTGTAACTTAGCTTTGTAACTCATTAGCAAAATCAAGAATATTCAGGTCTTGTATCCCTTTTCTCAGAAAGcagtttttgaagcttggaaatcAATCTcctattattttattcttttgaaGAAATTCTTCTCGTGGAATCCCTTTGTATATTCTCTTTATGGAGTGAACTAGATTTATCATTTTCATGATAGAATTTAGCAATTGCATGTGCTTTTCACTCCAATTCCAGGTCAAAACAAGTAATTCCAGGTTCCACCATGATTAATAGTCAACATGCAACAGTTGTGTATCATACAGATTGCATTGAATAATTTTGGGTGTGTGTGATTTGATGTTTGATCATGAAAATTTTGGGTACTTGTTCATTGATTAATGCTCTACATCTAGAAGTTGGTAGCTATTCTGGAAGCTTTCTGAATGGAAAACCAGGACAACCAATTCAAACATATACTACTGAGTCTTGTTGTACTTGCAGGCTAAAAGAGAAGCAAGTTGTCAAAGAAATCATGAACCCAAAAAGAATTTGTGAACTATTAGCAATGGTAAATTGTTTAGGCAAGAACTAGCAATGAGTGTGCACCACTAGGTTTGATCATTGGATCTGTGAGGAAAAGTGGGTAGTAATCACTGAGATTTGAGGGTTTTCCATAAATAAGTGGAACTTTTTCGAATCACAAAAAGGAGCGAACTCCCCAAATGATGGCTTCATTCGCCTGTACTTTCCGCATCACAGCAGAGGAATCTAGATTTTCTTTGAATTGGATCCCATACTATTCCTATCGCTTCTCAAGTCTCTTGCTCTCGTCTAATTTTGAAAGAGGCTCGTTAAATCTCCCAGCAGAACACATCAGAGTTCGGACAGTAATCCCCGGTTCAAGTTCTCAGCTAAATGATCCTCATAGACCACAGGCTCAACAACTGATCATATGCCATATTGGGCTACTGTGGAGCAGATCTATAGGTTTTTGGGCTAGGTCTTAATTTTTGAGGTTCAAATTCCCAGTCGAGATAacttatttgaaaaaatatatataatttaattcttaaatatttatgtattatttatatttattttaaaataaacattttattaaaataaacaaaattaatccttaataaaaataaaataaaataaatttttacgaattttttaatttcaaatgagGGTAAATCTTTTGACAAGgaaactaatattttttttcaatggcAATTTTAATATAAGTTATATTTCATATGAAAATGAGTATTATATTTATGATATTGAATATCTATACTGAGATTTAcataaaattagttaaaatgtatacaataaatcataaatttatGTTCAGCTTTTTATAAACTTTCCTCTTTTGGTGtattaaaaagttttttttttttataaatttatttgtgagCCGTTTTCCAATTTAGGTTAATTACTTCTTAATTAGGTTTTTAATTCGGTAAAATCGCAATATGgtaatataatttagaaaattttgCACGCCCTTGGGATTTCTAAAATTGCAAGGTCTCACGTTTAAATTTTAGTTGa
Coding sequences within it:
- the LOC110629976 gene encoding uncharacterized protein LOC110629976; translation: MSSPTNPQNQAPGSPTQDPNHDQQEDPPQSNDPQSPKTLTLEIPHGEHPNAQADDTNQDDPEDITPVSPTISDTHVSVAVPTNFTNSRRGGGGSKRNKRHRYQEKKIQKRLEILGGTLNPIPFVPVKTLDFASHEALLRRLGLWDFVHLQFDVNIRVDLIMQLIANFNPTGRHSYVNGCRIKVSRADLARALSLPTKKDKVDCAVEVEREESIGFIEEFVSTWLLLHEDTWMMTDDILSMTNAIKEGHFEKVDWAKLIWVMLEKELAASPNLGNCYYASHLQKLIKHQKSDLFREEPVKMEVDGNDDGEEEDVRMSEELPGGSELEEHNIELSLGGLDNSAKDDGVKEGKEEVGDEDTMDFEESKEDEEQGQWLKNSVDGNFLRHCTLGEIAGAECEERREEEEVGEEEEKEGEDGEEEEEEEEEEEVGYSISPKGDALEGVNSENLIAAMEAAQIPFSSGLQMGDTVSSADFLASRVGAQTIPGSSSLFSNGNGNKREIEHLENDMPHHALNGGNKRIRTDGPWDMKSSSEFEMYMEQMGHIMGKARMAYEAKEQAYQDMSMNQQILLNELQQRDNMIQHLHKAKMEEQHKRQLEVYRLERELYMMANLLEGYRKALKETHKAFAQYRSQCPLPEEPIYKDTGSGGLVLSTIELEKQRLKQEEEERQNRLLIEKKVKEFEAECIASFEAYKDGVDTLDSKLLDVEKEVKVLKERYEKRKYARMSECPPAEE
- the LOC110629562 gene encoding PLASMODESMATA CALLOSE-BINDING PROTEIN 5; translation: MSGYLLLLLVAFSLPLSLRGQNGLAPRDLWCVAKNNADDQALQAAIDWACGPGGADCGSIQQGGPCYDPNDIQKTASWCFNDYYLKHGLTDDACSFSNTAALISLNPSHDNCKFPSSLSVNNGIVSGSTTTTTTIGMGPDTADLSGCSKISGSWFWPIITSHLFVVLATIIRV